The following coding sequences lie in one Myxococcus xanthus genomic window:
- a CDS encoding lipocalin-like domain-containing protein, whose protein sequence is MSNGRGLVVGTAVVLVGLAAAVVAITREQPLPALRQGGTLTVASAMSGSTEGYARAVEPRDFHFPEDHGPHPEYRTEWWYWTGNLETEDGRAFGYQFTLFRNALTPEAAPRDSAWGASQVYMGHFTVTDVASGGFHAAERFSRVALGLSGATSQPFKVWLEDWEAASAGPSTWPMRLRAQTDAVTLELLLEPGKPPVLQGDRGLSQKSAERGNASYYYSMTRMPSRGTVRVDGRTYAVKGHSWLDREWSTSALGADQVGWDWFSLQLSDGSELMYYQLRHRDGSPDAFSSGLWVPPEGTGEAVRVSRDDMKLTVLDTWKSPRSGGEYPSRWRMQADSLGLDLTVTPRLADQELPVSVLYWEGTVGLEGTRAGQPVTGRGYVELTGYADTQGPRRRESQARGTPDAETTRNIR, encoded by the coding sequence ATGAGCAACGGCCGGGGACTCGTCGTGGGAACGGCGGTGGTGCTGGTGGGACTGGCGGCGGCGGTGGTGGCCATCACGCGCGAGCAACCACTGCCCGCGCTGCGCCAGGGCGGCACGCTGACCGTGGCCAGCGCCATGAGCGGCAGCACGGAGGGCTACGCGCGCGCGGTGGAGCCCCGGGACTTCCACTTCCCCGAGGACCACGGCCCGCATCCGGAGTACCGCACGGAGTGGTGGTACTGGACGGGCAACCTGGAGACCGAGGACGGGCGCGCCTTCGGCTACCAGTTCACCCTGTTCCGCAACGCGCTCACCCCCGAGGCCGCGCCGCGTGACTCCGCCTGGGGCGCGAGCCAGGTCTACATGGGGCACTTCACGGTGACGGACGTGGCCAGTGGCGGCTTCCACGCTGCGGAGCGTTTCAGCCGCGTGGCGCTGGGACTGTCCGGCGCCACCTCGCAACCCTTCAAGGTGTGGCTGGAGGACTGGGAGGCGGCCAGCGCGGGCCCGTCCACCTGGCCCATGCGGCTGCGCGCGCAGACGGACGCGGTGACACTGGAGCTGCTCCTGGAGCCGGGCAAACCACCGGTGCTCCAGGGCGACCGGGGCCTGAGCCAGAAGAGCGCGGAGCGCGGCAACGCGTCCTACTACTACTCCATGACGCGCATGCCCTCGCGCGGCACGGTGCGGGTGGACGGGCGCACGTACGCGGTGAAGGGCCACAGCTGGCTGGACCGCGAGTGGAGCACCAGCGCGCTCGGCGCGGACCAGGTGGGCTGGGATTGGTTCTCGCTCCAGCTCTCCGACGGCAGCGAGCTGATGTACTACCAGCTCCGTCACCGGGACGGCTCGCCGGACGCGTTCAGCTCCGGCCTGTGGGTGCCCCCCGAAGGCACGGGTGAAGCGGTGCGCGTCAGCCGCGACGACATGAAGCTCACGGTGCTGGACACCTGGAAGAGCCCACGCAGTGGCGGCGAGTACCCGTCACGCTGGCGCATGCAGGCGGATTCGCTGGGCCTGGACCTCACCGTGACGCCGCGCCTGGCGGACCAGGAGCTCCCCGTCAGCGTGCTGTACTGGGAAGGCACGGTGGGCCTGGAGGGGACGCGCGCGGGCCAGCCCGTCACGGGGCGCGGGTATGTGGAACTGACGGGCTACGCGGACACGCAGGGGCCTCGGCGCAGGGAGTCCCAGGCGCGCGGCACGCCGGATGCGGAAACCACGCGGAACATCCGGTAG
- a CDS encoding ABC transporter permease gives MKGLLVRSSLRHLGRHPWLTALSLLGIALGVAVVVSIDLASGSALRAFERSTDAVAGRATHQLVGGSTGVPEAVYQALRVRPGAPVAAPVVEGYVQAAVGDKRTLTVLGVDPFAEGPFRDYARGEAVGNVSALLTEPGAVMLSARAARALGLSTGDTLPVRLEGLEKPLRVVGLLEPADEDTARALEALVLTDVSTAQELLGHTGRLTRVDLRLTGGDAQEQAVAATLPQGLELVRAAARAGTVEQMTRAFRTNLTALSLLALVVGMFLIYNTMTFSVVQRRGLLGRLRAVGITRRELFALVLGEAAVLGAVGTVAGLLLGVLLARGLVELVTQTLNDLYFVVSVRRLTLEPFTLFKGLALGLGATLLAALVPAWEAARSPPVTTMRRSTLEDVSRGRAPRLALLGLGVLAAGTVLLRWPTQALLPAYGGLFSVLLGAALLVPWATQTVSSLAARPLGMAFGLLGRMAARGVHTSLSRTAVALAALMVAVATTVGVGLMVSSFRGTVVSWLDTSLQADVFISPPSLVARRGGATLLPGLAETLRDTQGVAGSSTLRVANVRVDGVPTDLMAVDFSRTPVRPYTFKQGDAETAWRELESSPDTILVSEPFGFHRDVGLGDTVRLATDKGPRDFRVVGVYFDYGSDVGTLLLPRTTYEHWFDDRGISGVALYAAPGQDVDALVASVRERAGDTQALLVRANRSLRQASLDVFDRTFTITQVLRLLAIGVAFVGVLSALMALQLERAREFAVLRATGLTPEQLWGLVSLQTGLLGLLAGLFSVPLGVGLAYVLVHVINQRSFGWTLQLALTPQTLVQAVVLALVASALAGLYPAWKMARANPALALREE, from the coding sequence GTGAAGGGGCTGCTGGTCCGCTCCAGCCTGCGCCACCTGGGTCGCCACCCGTGGCTGACGGCCCTGTCGCTCTTGGGCATCGCGCTGGGCGTGGCGGTGGTGGTGTCCATCGACCTGGCCAGCGGCAGCGCCCTGCGCGCCTTCGAGCGCTCCACCGACGCGGTGGCCGGACGCGCCACGCACCAACTCGTGGGCGGCTCCACGGGCGTGCCGGAGGCGGTGTACCAGGCGCTGCGCGTGCGCCCCGGCGCCCCCGTGGCCGCGCCCGTGGTGGAGGGCTACGTCCAGGCGGCGGTGGGCGACAAGCGCACGCTCACCGTGCTGGGCGTGGACCCCTTCGCGGAAGGGCCGTTCCGCGACTACGCCCGGGGCGAGGCGGTGGGGAACGTGAGCGCGCTGCTCACCGAGCCGGGCGCTGTGATGCTGAGCGCCCGCGCCGCGCGGGCCCTGGGCCTGTCCACCGGCGACACGCTGCCGGTGCGCCTGGAGGGGCTGGAGAAGCCACTGCGCGTGGTGGGCCTGCTGGAGCCCGCGGACGAGGACACCGCGCGGGCCCTGGAGGCGCTGGTGCTCACCGACGTGTCCACCGCGCAGGAGCTGCTGGGGCACACCGGCCGGCTGACGCGCGTGGACCTGCGGCTGACCGGCGGCGACGCGCAGGAACAAGCCGTGGCGGCCACGCTGCCGCAGGGCCTGGAGCTGGTGCGCGCCGCCGCGCGGGCGGGCACGGTGGAGCAGATGACGCGGGCCTTCCGCACCAACCTCACCGCGCTGTCGCTGCTGGCGCTCGTGGTGGGGATGTTCCTCATCTACAACACGATGACGTTCTCCGTGGTGCAGCGGCGCGGGCTGCTGGGCCGCCTGCGCGCGGTGGGCATCACCCGCCGCGAGCTCTTCGCGCTGGTGCTGGGCGAAGCGGCCGTGCTGGGCGCGGTGGGGACGGTGGCGGGGCTGCTCCTGGGCGTGTTGCTGGCGCGAGGGCTGGTGGAGCTCGTCACCCAGACGCTCAATGATTTGTATTTCGTGGTGAGCGTGCGGCGGCTGACGCTGGAGCCCTTCACCCTGTTCAAGGGGCTTGCGCTGGGGCTGGGCGCCACGCTGCTGGCGGCGCTGGTGCCCGCGTGGGAGGCCGCGCGTTCGCCGCCGGTGACGACGATGCGCAGGTCCACGCTGGAGGACGTGTCGCGCGGACGGGCGCCCCGGCTGGCGCTGCTGGGGCTCGGGGTACTGGCCGCGGGCACCGTGCTGCTGCGGTGGCCGACCCAAGCTCTGCTGCCCGCTTACGGAGGGCTCTTCTCGGTGCTGCTGGGCGCGGCGCTGCTGGTGCCCTGGGCCACGCAGACGGTGTCCTCGCTGGCGGCACGTCCGCTGGGCATGGCCTTTGGGCTGCTGGGCCGCATGGCCGCGCGTGGCGTGCACACCAGCCTCAGCCGCACGGCCGTGGCCCTGGCGGCGCTGATGGTGGCGGTGGCCACCACGGTGGGCGTGGGCCTCATGGTGTCCAGCTTCCGGGGCACGGTGGTGTCGTGGCTGGACACGTCGCTCCAGGCGGACGTGTTCATCTCGCCGCCCTCGCTCGTGGCGCGGCGCGGAGGCGCGACGCTGCTCCCCGGACTGGCGGAGACGCTGCGGGACACGCAGGGCGTCGCGGGCAGCAGCACCCTGCGCGTGGCGAACGTGCGCGTGGACGGCGTGCCCACGGACCTGATGGCCGTCGACTTCTCACGCACGCCGGTGCGGCCCTACACCTTCAAGCAGGGCGACGCGGAGACAGCGTGGCGAGAGCTGGAGTCCTCGCCCGACACGATTCTCGTCTCGGAGCCCTTCGGCTTCCACCGCGACGTGGGCCTGGGGGACACCGTGCGACTGGCCACGGACAAGGGTCCCCGCGACTTCCGCGTGGTGGGCGTGTACTTCGACTACGGCTCCGACGTGGGCACGCTGCTGCTGCCACGCACCACCTACGAGCACTGGTTCGACGACCGGGGCATCAGCGGCGTGGCGCTGTACGCGGCGCCCGGCCAGGACGTGGACGCGCTGGTGGCCTCGGTGCGCGAACGCGCCGGAGACACCCAGGCGCTGCTGGTGCGCGCCAACCGCTCGCTGCGGCAGGCGTCCCTGGACGTCTTCGACCGCACCTTCACGATTACGCAGGTGCTGCGGCTGCTCGCCATCGGCGTGGCCTTCGTGGGCGTGCTGAGCGCGCTGATGGCGCTGCAACTGGAGCGGGCGCGAGAGTTCGCCGTGCTGCGCGCCACCGGCCTGACGCCGGAGCAACTCTGGGGACTGGTGTCGCTACAGACAGGGTTGCTGGGGCTGCTGGCGGGACTGTTCTCCGTGCCGTTGGGCGTGGGGCTGGCCTACGTGCTGGTGCACGTCATCAATCAGCGTTCCTTCGGCTGGACGCTGCAACTGGCCCTGACGCCCCAGACACTGGTGCAGGCCGTGGTGCTGGCGCTGGTGGCGTCGGCGCTGGCGGGCCTCTACCCCGCCTGGAAGATGGCGCGCGCCAATCCCGCGCTGGCGCTGCGGGAGGAGTGA